One window from the genome of Micromonospora aurantiaca ATCC 27029 encodes:
- a CDS encoding helix-turn-helix domain-containing protein — protein sequence MPSVPPQDVANVWSALGQMLARSRKAAGYTQETFAPLVRYGRSTIANVETGRQRVGRDFWTRSDELLGTDGRLSREYDRIRLASTKRVRNGVAAIQEFQAAGAPSYSSKAGEMLARTSGTDYLMGEWNSFSTLTSMLAQQRQAVSPDALLGLIEAHRDCLSTLYRKAGHAPIRTDIGAMLAEASIVASRLWSAQGNRTLALAHCAYARQLGDRLGNHRVSATARIFESNLHSEAATLIEADGDIMIGLRLLDEAARASTDLSSAARARLAAEQAQAFAALRLPREATAALKRAEEAVNDLSPVDCVGLYSDWSGARLHVYAGTCHLLLGQPRQAVTVLESAVQMLEHDHANVNVALAAAVDLASAYAEAGELEQSCTLLGHTYDQLKAGGNHRGIARAQRARQRLARWRDEPVVLELEEQMAA from the coding sequence ATGCCGAGCGTGCCACCGCAAGACGTGGCCAATGTCTGGAGCGCCCTTGGTCAGATGCTTGCGCGCAGCCGCAAGGCCGCTGGTTACACGCAAGAGACGTTTGCGCCACTGGTGAGGTATGGGCGAAGCACGATCGCCAACGTGGAGACCGGCCGTCAGCGCGTAGGGCGTGACTTCTGGACCCGGAGCGACGAACTGCTGGGAACCGACGGCAGGCTGTCCCGGGAATACGATCGCATCCGACTCGCCAGCACCAAGCGCGTGCGAAACGGCGTGGCTGCCATTCAGGAATTCCAGGCGGCTGGGGCGCCGTCGTACTCCTCGAAAGCCGGGGAAATGCTCGCGCGCACGTCCGGAACCGACTACCTGATGGGCGAGTGGAACAGCTTCTCCACGCTCACCAGCATGCTGGCCCAGCAGCGCCAGGCCGTGTCGCCCGACGCGCTACTCGGTCTGATCGAGGCCCACCGTGATTGCCTGTCCACGCTATACCGCAAGGCCGGCCATGCGCCCATTCGTACTGACATCGGAGCGATGCTCGCCGAAGCCTCGATCGTCGCTAGCCGGTTGTGGAGCGCACAGGGCAACCGAACCCTCGCGCTTGCTCACTGTGCCTACGCTCGCCAGCTCGGCGACAGGCTGGGTAACCACAGGGTCAGCGCGACCGCACGCATCTTCGAGAGCAACCTTCACTCGGAAGCCGCCACACTGATCGAAGCAGACGGTGACATTATGATTGGCCTGCGACTACTCGACGAGGCCGCCCGCGCGTCCACCGACCTCAGTTCCGCCGCACGAGCTCGATTAGCTGCCGAACAGGCCCAAGCCTTCGCCGCCCTGCGACTTCCACGCGAGGCCACGGCGGCTTTGAAGCGGGCAGAAGAAGCGGTCAACGATCTGTCTCCTGTTGACTGTGTCGGTCTCTACAGCGACTGGAGCGGCGCCCGCCTCCACGTCTATGCGGGCACATGCCATCTCCTCCTTGGCCAGCCCCGCCAGGCCGTGACCGTGCTCGAAAGCGCAGTACAGATGCTGGAACACGACCACGCCAACGTCAACGTCGCCTTGGCAGCAGCCGTAGACCTCGCCAGCGCCTACGCCGAGGCCGGCGAACTTGAACAGTCCTGCACCCTGCTTGGCCACACCTACGACCAGCTAAAAGCAGGCGGAAACCATCGAGGCATCGCTCGAGCCCAACGAGCCCGACAGCGGTTGGCACGATGGCGTGACGAGCCAGTTGTCCTCGAACTCGAGGAGCAGATGGCCGCCTAA
- a CDS encoding HAD family hydrolase yields the protein MNHSSVGLVIWDVDGTLIPADLRWLTRAIARAYGIAESEVVFPDKKVHGYTDESIAVDTAIASGVDPSAAEAGIPAFRQAIAAVMQEGRQELAEVQPPYPGAVASIAELHERGFIQTVLTGNLRSAADVKLHVAGLDEFLDLRIGGFGSDARDRFQLPAVVTQRYSAIYGAPLDPAQVIVIGDAPNDIACARHAGFRVAVVAHRLRRQELVSYEPDVVLENLDPMTVVAAVSSLLSAGGSSAAC from the coding sequence ATGAACCACAGCAGCGTCGGCTTGGTCATCTGGGACGTTGACGGGACGCTCATACCCGCTGATTTGCGCTGGCTGACGCGCGCGATCGCTCGTGCGTACGGCATCGCGGAGTCCGAGGTTGTCTTCCCTGACAAGAAGGTGCATGGGTATACGGACGAGTCGATCGCCGTGGACACGGCGATCGCGTCGGGCGTGGACCCGTCAGCTGCGGAGGCGGGCATACCCGCCTTTCGTCAGGCCATTGCCGCGGTCATGCAAGAGGGTCGGCAGGAGTTGGCTGAGGTTCAGCCGCCGTATCCAGGCGCCGTGGCGAGCATCGCGGAGCTGCACGAGCGTGGCTTCATCCAGACCGTGCTGACCGGGAATCTGCGTTCGGCCGCCGACGTGAAGCTGCACGTGGCGGGCTTGGATGAGTTTCTTGATCTTCGCATCGGCGGGTTCGGATCGGACGCTCGCGATCGCTTTCAGCTTCCGGCGGTCGTAACGCAGCGCTATTCCGCGATCTACGGTGCTCCGCTCGATCCTGCTCAAGTGATCGTCATCGGGGATGCGCCTAACGACATCGCTTGCGCACGTCACGCCGGCTTTCGTGTCGCTGTGGTCGCTCACCGGCTTAGGCGTCAAGAGCTGGTCTCCTACGAGCCTGACGTGGTACTAGAGAATCTTGACCCGATGACAGTGGTGGCCGCCGTCAGTTCGCTGTTGAGTGCGGGCGGGTCGTCAGCTGCTTGTTAG
- a CDS encoding contact-dependent growth inhibition system immunity protein: MTTIEQLERSAWPDPAPDATSLVRRCTELRRKPLAEFTVEDLRIMLGQEIGVPALLPLAVQVLLRDPMTEGDYYPGDLLSTVLRLPDSAWLNLRGERKRLASVLAKLLTCPPLSNPDLRPRDPDRLLRDDIMRFLGR; encoded by the coding sequence GTGACGACGATCGAGCAGCTTGAACGGAGCGCGTGGCCGGATCCCGCTCCCGACGCTACGTCTCTCGTAAGACGTTGCACCGAACTGCGACGCAAACCGCTCGCTGAGTTCACGGTCGAAGACCTGCGCATCATGCTCGGGCAGGAGATCGGCGTGCCGGCGCTGCTGCCTCTCGCGGTACAAGTACTGCTCCGCGACCCCATGACGGAAGGCGACTACTACCCGGGCGACCTGCTCTCCACAGTGCTGCGGCTTCCCGACTCAGCGTGGCTGAACCTGCGAGGGGAACGGAAGCGGCTGGCATCAGTGCTGGCCAAGCTCCTGACCTGCCCGCCGCTCTCCAATCCTGATCTTCGACCTCGCGACCCGGACCGACTGCTTCGCGACGACATCATGCGGTTCCTTGGTCGATGA
- a CDS encoding HNH endonuclease family protein gives MRLTRRLTTSAVARRALTGAAAVMVASAGLVAVDASVASATPPGIPSKASAQSQLNALTVKNEGSTSGYSRDLFPHWITISGACNTRETVLKRDGTSVVTDSSCAATSGRWYSPYDGATWTAASDVDIDHVVPLAEAWRSGASGWTTSRRQSFANDLTRPQLIAVTDNVNQSKGDQDPSTWQPPLSSYRCTYSKMWITVKYNWGLSLQSSEKSALQSMLNTCSS, from the coding sequence ATGCGACTCACCCGACGACTCACCACATCTGCGGTGGCACGGCGTGCCCTGACCGGGGCAGCGGCCGTGATGGTCGCCAGCGCTGGCCTGGTCGCCGTCGACGCCTCGGTCGCTTCGGCGACACCGCCCGGCATTCCGTCCAAGGCGAGCGCCCAGTCGCAGCTCAACGCTCTAACGGTGAAGAACGAGGGGTCGACGAGTGGGTACTCCCGGGATCTGTTCCCGCACTGGATCACCATCAGCGGGGCCTGCAACACCCGCGAGACGGTCCTCAAGCGCGACGGCACGTCCGTGGTCACCGACAGTAGCTGCGCGGCGACCTCGGGCCGCTGGTACAGCCCGTACGACGGCGCGACCTGGACCGCCGCCTCCGACGTCGACATCGATCACGTCGTGCCCCTGGCCGAGGCGTGGCGTTCAGGCGCCAGCGGTTGGACCACCAGCCGGCGGCAGAGCTTTGCCAACGACCTGACCCGCCCGCAGTTGATCGCCGTGACCGACAATGTGAACCAGTCCAAGGGTGACCAGGACCCGTCGACGTGGCAGCCGCCGTTGTCGTCGTACCGGTGCACCTACAGCAAGATGTGGATCACCGTGAAGTACAACTGGGGGTTGAGCCTGCAGTCGTCGGAGAAGTCCGCGCTGCAGAGCATGCTGAACACCTGCAGCTCCTAA
- a CDS encoding DUF6745 domain-containing protein, with the protein MRQLLDDGHPSLVASIRRGALNGALAAARGPIWEQTSDHDQFTAFGEFHDFMEWHGYYGEQRYDGFEARYNLMEHRYLCNPVTEGERSALTPVLQAVRQVYEQVLGPVWAAVDRTLTGGYIMQFAWFWSDEQTIVKRDDEGRAVIRYCLNPRDWFFDPAWNLYPDWLVLAAIDTYQQVLGTAPTPGWEGCRDVALAAGPWWPLSGVAVMMQRPTVLRVTGDGLLHGVDEPAVVWPDGSTVWARDGAIVPTG; encoded by the coding sequence GTGCGGCAGCTCCTCGACGACGGACACCCGTCGCTGGTCGCCTCGATCCGCCGCGGCGCCCTCAACGGTGCGCTGGCAGCAGCACGAGGCCCGATTTGGGAGCAGACCAGCGACCACGACCAGTTCACCGCCTTCGGCGAGTTCCACGACTTCATGGAATGGCACGGCTACTACGGCGAGCAGCGCTACGACGGCTTCGAGGCCCGCTACAACCTGATGGAGCACCGGTACCTCTGCAACCCGGTCACCGAGGGCGAGCGGTCCGCGCTCACACCGGTGCTGCAGGCGGTACGGCAGGTGTATGAGCAGGTGCTGGGTCCGGTCTGGGCGGCGGTCGACCGCACCCTCACCGGCGGCTACATCATGCAGTTCGCCTGGTTCTGGAGCGACGAGCAAACGATCGTGAAGCGCGACGACGAGGGACGCGCCGTGATCCGTTACTGCCTGAATCCTCGCGACTGGTTCTTCGATCCGGCCTGGAACCTCTACCCCGACTGGCTTGTGCTCGCCGCGATCGACACCTACCAGCAGGTGCTCGGTACAGCACCCACCCCAGGGTGGGAGGGATGCCGTGACGTGGCACTGGCGGCCGGGCCGTGGTGGCCCCTATCGGGGGTGGCCGTGATGATGCAGCGCCCCACCGTTCTGCGAGTCACCGGCGACGGCCTGCTGCACGGCGTCGACGAGCCTGCCGTTGTCTGGCCCGACGGCAGCACCGTGTGGGCCCGTGACGGTGCCATCGTCCCAACCGGGTGA
- a CDS encoding Hsp70 family protein translates to MRSGQVRLAIDYGSVDTTAVLAWPDGTWTPLLFDGEPALPSAVLLNEDGTTVTGHHAWRAAPVTPHRFIPHPRQPSEQRLTVADTDVDPLDLVAATLRHVAEQAHQIASTGIDDVRLVVPAGWGPRRRTWMRHAAHRAGLPPPQMIDAPTAVAGHLLATGLQLPVGAYIAVCDVGATAEVSVLRRGPAGFEVLATLADPTAGGTAIDDALTTTLTTSPPGTGGQRWAMTASLRAGKHALTDHPAVTVPLPDGPAVVLHTGLLDQAAQPVLHRIAHLTTEAITAAELTPRDLTGVYCVGGTARLPLLAQTLTDAGITPTLVDQPTLAAARGAADAGATNTTTEPTTPEEPVPPVRRAAAIALPGFASLALVSQFLLTPEWRGSLMYREAILNWGELTMAAVFAVIACLSAGTVLASTIANRTTTPTSPGAHTGTGILAAASLGVAVSGMYAVVGSLYVGYPVNGFLRWTLLPITPTITAAAVMALIAARQWRTPAGGWSKLLAFPTGSVLTAAAGMLLIQYSLTADRWPHLILWIDLAGRVGGLLLGIGTVMAVVSQPILRLILSAPLAVITAALVSWPASGILGAIYAIAVTTWWLRQMWTHLLRPHHPHRPPQ, encoded by the coding sequence ATGCGATCGGGGCAGGTGCGGCTGGCGATCGACTACGGCAGCGTCGACACCACCGCCGTACTGGCATGGCCGGACGGCACCTGGACGCCGCTGCTCTTCGACGGCGAACCCGCCCTGCCCAGCGCCGTCCTCCTGAACGAGGACGGCACCACCGTGACCGGCCACCACGCGTGGCGGGCCGCGCCGGTCACACCGCACCGGTTCATCCCGCACCCCCGCCAACCCTCCGAGCAGCGCCTCACCGTCGCCGACACCGACGTCGACCCGCTCGATCTGGTCGCCGCGACCCTGCGCCACGTCGCCGAGCAAGCCCACCAGATTGCCAGCACCGGCATCGACGACGTGCGACTGGTCGTCCCGGCAGGCTGGGGCCCGCGACGACGCACCTGGATGCGCCACGCCGCACACCGCGCCGGCCTCCCACCACCACAGATGATCGACGCACCGACCGCCGTCGCCGGGCACCTGCTCGCCACCGGCCTGCAGCTGCCCGTCGGCGCCTACATCGCCGTCTGCGACGTCGGCGCCACCGCCGAAGTCAGCGTCCTGCGCCGCGGCCCCGCAGGCTTCGAAGTCCTCGCCACCCTCGCCGACCCGACCGCCGGCGGCACCGCCATCGACGACGCCCTCACCACCACACTCACCACCAGCCCACCCGGCACCGGCGGGCAACGATGGGCCATGACGGCCAGCCTCCGCGCCGGCAAACACGCCCTGACCGACCATCCGGCCGTCACCGTGCCCCTCCCCGACGGGCCGGCCGTGGTACTCCACACCGGCCTGCTCGACCAAGCCGCCCAGCCCGTCCTGCACCGCATCGCCCACCTCACCACCGAAGCGATCACCGCCGCGGAACTCACACCCCGCGACCTCACCGGCGTCTACTGCGTCGGCGGCACCGCCCGCCTACCCCTGCTGGCACAGACCCTCACCGACGCCGGCATCACCCCCACCCTCGTCGACCAGCCCACCCTGGCCGCAGCCCGAGGCGCCGCCGACGCAGGCGCCACCAACACCACCACCGAACCCACCACGCCCGAGGAGCCGGTGCCGCCGGTGCGGCGCGCGGCCGCGATCGCCCTACCCGGCTTCGCGTCCCTCGCTCTGGTCTCCCAGTTCCTGCTCACGCCTGAGTGGCGCGGCTCCCTCATGTACCGCGAAGCGATCCTCAACTGGGGCGAGCTGACAATGGCCGCCGTCTTCGCCGTCATCGCCTGCCTCAGCGCCGGCACCGTCCTCGCCTCCACCATCGCCAACCGCACCACCACCCCGACCAGCCCCGGCGCACACACCGGAACCGGCATCCTCGCCGCGGCCTCCCTCGGCGTCGCCGTCAGCGGCATGTACGCCGTCGTCGGAAGCCTCTACGTCGGCTACCCCGTCAACGGCTTCCTGCGCTGGACACTGCTACCGATCACCCCGACCATCACCGCCGCCGCCGTCATGGCCCTCATCGCCGCCCGGCAATGGCGCACCCCCGCGGGCGGATGGTCGAAACTGCTCGCCTTCCCCACCGGATCCGTGCTCACCGCCGCTGCCGGCATGCTGCTCATCCAATACAGCCTGACCGCCGACCGGTGGCCCCACCTGATCCTCTGGATCGACCTCGCCGGCCGAGTCGGAGGCCTGCTCCTGGGCATCGGCACCGTCATGGCCGTCGTGTCCCAGCCGATCCTGCGCCTGATCCTCAGCGCACCCCTCGCCGTCATCACCGCCGCCCTGGTCTCCTGGCCCGCCTCCGGCATCCTCGGCGCCATCTACGCCATCGCCGTGACCACCTGGTGGCTACGCCAGATGTGGACCCACCTCCTACGCCCCCACCACCCCCACCGGCCGCCGCAATGA
- a CDS encoding WD40 repeat domain-containing protein, with translation MLPDGEPPRLRPLLARHGLPRRRPAVTWNAHRSAVTALEHHATGGVFLSGSFDGEIRLWEPPDRVLSSVHAHTGAVMSLAAVSGVLASGGFDGNIRLWDIADVRRPTLRRELLGHTGWVVGLRFDEAGRVLASASHDGTVRLWRVATGELTQTLAGDGSPLTTMCMDRRTGTLYAGSARGLIHVLDLRSPARLSALVRLAEPLSALAALPDEGAILAATTHHRLFKISDRGQVVTASTSRPPSWPTAISIDAGRQRVVVSAVDRTLRLWRLDTLVPCGFLVGEGASLGAVATTADGVVYSGDDGGGIGRLEVGKDEVAADGHEGSIWSVAIDSAARVVLTASSDGTVGVWDVDGGRLLRTLVGHRGWVNAVALSGDGRVAVSGSSDGTVRVWDVDGGRLLRTLVGHRGWVNAVALSGDGRVAVSGSSDGTVRVWDVDGGRLLRTLVGHRGWVNAVALSGDGRVAVSGSSDGTVRVWDVDGGRLLRTLTGHPMAVTSVYLGSDQRSVLSAGYDGLVRSWDLASSRTGPRVLGRHRERIWMVSAGVTGAVAASAGADGTLRTWDVARAEVLETYDLKEPVTACALVEVEHGCLIAYGQRDGRFGLLWLAMDDSPVSFGPAGVS, from the coding sequence ATGTTGCCTGACGGTGAACCGCCGCGTCTACGTCCGCTCCTCGCCCGCCACGGACTTCCGCGCCGCCGCCCGGCCGTCACCTGGAACGCGCATCGCAGCGCCGTCACCGCACTCGAGCATCACGCAACGGGCGGCGTGTTCCTCTCCGGAAGCTTCGACGGCGAGATTCGGTTGTGGGAGCCTCCGGATCGGGTCCTTTCCAGCGTCCACGCGCACACCGGCGCGGTGATGTCGCTGGCCGCGGTCTCCGGCGTGCTCGCCTCGGGCGGCTTCGATGGCAACATACGGCTGTGGGACATCGCTGACGTGCGGCGTCCGACCCTGCGCCGCGAGCTTCTGGGCCACACCGGCTGGGTCGTCGGCCTCAGGTTCGACGAGGCCGGCAGGGTCCTGGCCAGCGCGTCGCACGATGGCACCGTCCGGCTGTGGCGGGTCGCGACCGGCGAGCTGACGCAAACCCTGGCCGGTGACGGCTCGCCGCTAACCACGATGTGCATGGACCGCCGCACGGGCACCCTTTACGCGGGCTCCGCCCGCGGCCTGATCCACGTGCTCGACCTGCGTTCCCCGGCCCGGCTGTCGGCGCTCGTGCGGTTGGCCGAGCCCCTCTCGGCGCTCGCCGCGCTCCCGGACGAGGGAGCGATCCTGGCGGCCACGACGCATCACAGGCTCTTCAAGATCAGTGATCGAGGACAGGTGGTCACGGCGTCTACGAGCCGTCCGCCGAGCTGGCCAACTGCGATCTCGATCGATGCCGGACGGCAACGGGTCGTGGTGAGCGCCGTCGATCGGACGCTGCGGTTGTGGCGGCTCGACACCCTGGTCCCGTGCGGATTCCTGGTCGGCGAGGGCGCCTCGCTGGGCGCCGTCGCGACGACCGCGGACGGGGTCGTCTACTCGGGCGACGACGGCGGGGGCATAGGTCGGCTCGAGGTCGGCAAGGACGAGGTCGCGGCCGACGGCCATGAGGGCTCCATCTGGTCGGTCGCGATCGACTCCGCCGCCCGCGTGGTGCTCACGGCGTCGTCGGACGGCACGGTGGGGGTGTGGGACGTCGACGGCGGCCGTCTCCTGCGGACGTTGGTCGGTCATCGGGGTTGGGTGAATGCGGTGGCGTTGTCCGGTGATGGTCGTGTGGCCGTGTCGGGTTCGTCGGACGGCACGGTGCGGGTGTGGGACGTCGACGGCGGCCGTCTCCTGCGGACGTTGGTCGGTCATCGGGGTTGGGTGAATGCGGTGGCGTTGTCCGGTGATGGTCGTGTGGCCGTGTCGGGTTCGTCGGACGGCACGGTGCGGGTGTGGGACGTCGACGGCGGCCGTCTCCTGCGGACGTTGGTCGGTCATCGGGGTTGGGTGAATGCGGTGGCGTTGTCCGGTGATGGTCGTGTGGCCGTGTCGGGTTCGTCGGACGGCACGGTGCGGGTGTGGGACGTCGACGGCGGCCGGCTCCTGCGGACGTTGACCGGACACCCGATGGCGGTCACCTCTGTGTATCTCGGTTCGGACCAGCGGTCGGTGCTCTCGGCCGGCTACGACGGGCTCGTGCGAAGCTGGGATCTGGCGTCGAGCCGGACCGGCCCGCGAGTCCTCGGCCGGCACCGAGAGCGCATCTGGATGGTGTCGGCGGGTGTGACCGGCGCGGTGGCCGCCTCCGCCGGGGCTGATGGAACCCTGCGGACATGGGATGTCGCCCGAGCGGAGGTTCTCGAGACCTACGACCTGAAGGAGCCGGTCACGGCCTGTGCGCTGGTCGAGGTCGAGCACGGGTGCCTCATCGCGTACGGTCAACGCGACGGTCGGTTCGGCCTGCTGTGGCTGGCGATGGATGACTCGCCGGTGTCGTTCGGTCCGGCCGGGGTTTCATGA
- a CDS encoding glutaredoxin family protein: MSISPDATVPGIGASEPNAPSVDWDGITLMLYGSIDAPQGPRSALSVLLLQCIGADYRTVDVGADAAARSVAVQRSGVTTFPQLYIDGEYIGGGEVIGELMRSGFLARRAEAVDLPAVDVPAADVPAVDVA, encoded by the coding sequence ATGTCGATCTCACCTGACGCCACCGTGCCCGGCATCGGAGCTTCAGAGCCGAACGCGCCTTCGGTCGACTGGGATGGCATCACGCTGATGCTCTACGGCAGCATCGACGCCCCGCAGGGTCCCCGTTCGGCCCTTTCGGTGCTGTTGCTGCAGTGCATCGGGGCCGACTATCGGACCGTTGACGTCGGGGCGGATGCAGCGGCCCGGTCGGTAGCGGTACAGCGGTCCGGCGTGACGACCTTTCCGCAGCTCTACATCGACGGCGAGTACATCGGCGGCGGTGAGGTGATTGGAGAGCTCATGCGAAGCGGCTTCCTGGCCCGGCGGGCCGAAGCGGTCGATCTTCCGGCAGTCGATGTTCCGGCGGCGGATGTCCCGGCGGTGGATGTTGCCTGA
- a CDS encoding dCTP deaminase domain-containing protein encodes MHRYEGLVLNDREIRRLTHSRTPALLQSFLDFEAQLQPAGFDVTLKQVTRLSGRSRLGLGDDVVVAPGKPVPAPNGVYELPPGRYLFDLNEITVFPLDVAGLVVPRSTLTRCGATLSSALWDPGFHGRGRVAVSVGGVDVLEIAQDVAFAQLVFFNLEAAEEGFAYNVPLASV; translated from the coding sequence GTGCACCGCTACGAAGGTTTAGTCCTGAATGATCGGGAAATCCGCCGGTTGACGCATTCCCGCACACCGGCTCTGCTGCAGTCATTCCTGGATTTCGAGGCTCAATTACAGCCGGCCGGTTTCGACGTGACCCTCAAGCAGGTCACCCGGCTCTCGGGCCGCAGCCGGTTGGGCCTCGGCGACGACGTCGTGGTCGCGCCGGGGAAGCCGGTGCCAGCGCCCAACGGCGTCTACGAGCTGCCGCCCGGCCGGTACCTGTTCGACCTCAACGAGATCACCGTGTTCCCGCTCGACGTGGCGGGCCTGGTGGTGCCACGGTCCACCCTCACCCGATGCGGCGCGACCCTGTCGAGCGCACTGTGGGACCCGGGGTTCCACGGTCGCGGCCGGGTCGCCGTCTCGGTCGGTGGCGTCGACGTGCTGGAGATCGCCCAGGACGTGGCGTTCGCGCAGCTCGTCTTCTTCAACCTAGAGGCGGCTGAAGAGGGATTCGCCTACAACGTGCCGCTGGCGTCGGTCTAG
- a CDS encoding nucleoside triphosphate pyrophosphohydrolase family protein → MDLAEYQRLSAATAVYPRIGSNYHYPVLGLASEAGEVADVVKRIERDDDGAVTDRTRDAIAGELGDVLWYVAQVASEFGLDLSEIARGNLEKLQGRHDRGTIRGTGAR, encoded by the coding sequence ATGGATCTGGCAGAATATCAGCGGCTGTCGGCAGCGACCGCGGTATATCCCCGTATCGGAAGCAACTACCACTACCCGGTTCTCGGCCTAGCGAGCGAGGCCGGGGAGGTCGCGGACGTCGTCAAGAGAATCGAACGCGACGACGACGGAGCCGTGACCGACCGGACGAGAGACGCAATCGCCGGAGAGCTCGGTGATGTCCTTTGGTACGTCGCGCAGGTCGCCTCCGAATTCGGTCTCGACCTTTCCGAGATTGCCCGCGGAAACCTCGAAAAACTCCAGGGGCGACACGACCGCGGCACCATCCGGGGAACCGGCGCGCGATGA